One part of the Mariniblastus fucicola genome encodes these proteins:
- a CDS encoding HD domain-containing phosphohydrolase yields MHTGLEQMINGSHLAPLSASVSTEGASPLRTQIDSVSIVADKDALKSCKIMIVDDEPLVIRVVKRFLAGDGFTNFVTVEDSRTAMEAIQRESPDVVLLDIMMPNITGLDLLRERQKDKVLMLVPFIILSANSENQIKREALALGATDFLSKPVDASDLTVRVQNSLMVKRHHDHIANYANELENQVRLRTAQIDRSREQIIHCLARAAEYRDNETGEHVIRVGKYCAVIADELGFGENYRRQIELAAQLHDVGKIGIPDSVLLNPGKLSHGEFEIMKKHCNLGCEIMEPLAEHETQRIRDHANVGSFIMEDVDSPMLELAAIIARTHHEKWDGTGYPNGLAGDQIPIEGRICCCADVFDALSSERPYKPKFPLQKCLEIMISERGTRFDPIVLDAFLKRLKDIEHIRTTYNDEDSLTRILRQKESTDTPEL; encoded by the coding sequence ATGCATACCGGACTGGAACAGATGATCAACGGATCTCACTTGGCTCCACTGTCTGCCTCAGTTTCAACTGAAGGTGCTTCACCCTTACGCACCCAAATCGATTCGGTCTCGATCGTCGCTGACAAGGACGCGTTGAAGTCTTGCAAGATCATGATCGTCGACGACGAGCCCCTTGTGATTCGGGTTGTGAAAAGATTTCTTGCAGGAGACGGGTTCACGAACTTTGTCACCGTCGAGGATTCCCGCACGGCGATGGAAGCGATTCAACGCGAATCTCCTGACGTCGTGCTGCTCGACATCATGATGCCCAACATCACCGGGCTGGATCTGCTTCGCGAACGGCAGAAAGACAAAGTGCTGATGTTGGTGCCGTTCATTATTCTCAGTGCCAACTCTGAAAACCAGATCAAACGGGAAGCTCTCGCTCTCGGAGCCACCGACTTTCTTTCCAAACCCGTCGATGCCAGTGACCTGACGGTTCGAGTCCAGAACTCGCTGATGGTCAAACGTCATCACGACCACATCGCAAACTACGCCAACGAGCTTGAAAATCAGGTCCGCCTCCGAACGGCTCAAATCGATCGCTCTCGTGAACAGATCATTCACTGTCTGGCTCGCGCGGCGGAATATCGCGACAATGAAACCGGCGAGCACGTGATCCGCGTTGGAAAATACTGTGCCGTGATCGCGGACGAACTGGGCTTTGGCGAGAACTACCGCCGTCAGATTGAGCTCGCGGCGCAGCTGCACGACGTGGGAAAGATCGGAATTCCCGACTCGGTTCTGCTAAACCCTGGCAAGCTTAGCCATGGCGAGTTCGAGATAATGAAAAAGCACTGTAATCTCGGCTGTGAGATCATGGAGCCGCTTGCGGAGCACGAAACACAGCGGATTCGTGACCATGCGAACGTCGGCAGCTTCATCATGGAAGACGTCGATAGCCCGATGCTTGAGCTGGCGGCAATAATCGCCCGAACGCATCACGAAAAGTGGGACGGTACTGGCTATCCGAACGGGCTGGCCGGCGATCAGATTCCGATCGAAGGCAGGATCTGCTGTTGCGCCGACGTTTTCGATGCCCTCAGTAGCGAACGGCCTTACAAACCCAAGTTTCCATTGCAAAAATGCCTGGAGATCATGATTTCGGAACGCGGAACACGCTTCGACCCGATCGTTCTGGATGCTTTCCTGAAACGGCTGAAGGACATCGAGCACATTCGCACGACTTACAACGACGAAGATTCACTGACTCGAATTCTGCGGCAAAAAGAATCCACAGACACGCCCGAGTTGTAA